From Melitaea cinxia chromosome 16, ilMelCinx1.1, whole genome shotgun sequence, a single genomic window includes:
- the LOC123660891 gene encoding minichromosome maintenance domain-containing protein 2-like: protein MERHLQILLYLEKRHFLVDMKNACQEFLQDVNEKTIRKFPPIRFILQVDVMELLDLFPDLGEFLIQEPLKWQSCCNDILFACLKCLDNDLTQMIKPTQVAVVIRLNSLPYILSTKQEKYKSIVSLCGLLVGITKPTNNVYHTVWSCPDECEGNEVIMHFIPKIPPKCYLCKSTLFENSGLRRCGDQVQATFKFKNILLPQSYTIVDDLISQLKVGKMYTINVVILKKLTSVWSIEESTIIPAPITTPVPSDIKELYEACNGLPWKFIYCLASSIGVHVCPLNCFMNVKINLLLSLVSVKANALTSSPIIHFLAGGFDTGYIAKLMGRAALLADSFVSIGTTHNSTSTALIGASGGVCVMPLPLQAYSQNQINSILSIIETGEITHSTYKSKLQCAVWAHGMDLKKIVLYNIGNIFGSVCRGDYGDFADELADHALEQAITPTTVGKQEKQALKDISTYIDLVAGIKVSLAENAEELLRLYFLAARKEKPKAVTIGNLGALIAACATSARLCRRNVANNDDAVFAIWLHVSGMPEPRFAPDDYLETPADMKKLQKVIEKFYNWLEQFIGYRIYETNE from the coding sequence ATGGAACGTCATTTGCAAATTTTgctatatttagaaaaaaggcACTTTTTAGTCGATATGAAGAATGCATGCCAAGAGTTCCTACAAGatgtaaatgaaaaaacaataCGTAAATTCCCACCGATTAGATTCATTCTTCAAGTAGACGTCATGGAGTTACTTGATTTATTTCCCGATTTAGGGGAATTTTTAATACAAGAGCCGCTTAAGTGGCAAAGTTGTTGTAATGATATTCTGTTCGCGTGCTTAAAATGTTTGGATAATGACTTGACTCAAATGATAAAACCAACGCAAGTAGCCGTCGTTATTAGATTGAACAGTTTACcttatatattatctactaaacaagaaaaatacaaaagtatAGTTTCTTTATGTGGCTTACTAGTCGGCATCACGAAGCCAACTAATAACGTTTATCACACGGTGTGGTCATGTCCTGATGAGTGTGAGGGCAACGAAGTTATTATGCACTTTATACCAAAAATACCTCCAAAATGTTATTTGTGTAAAAGTACACTTTTTGAGAATAGTGGTTTGAGGAGATGTGGGGACCAAGTACAAGCtacttttaagtttaaaaatatcttacttCCCCAGAGTTATACAATTGTAGACGATCTTATTTCTCAATTAAAAGTAGGGAAAATGTACACAATTAACgttgttattttgaaaaaacTAACATCTGTCTGGTCTATAGAAGAATCAACTATTATTCCTGCACCAATCACGACGCCCGTACCATCAGATATTAAGGAATTGTATGAAGCATGCAATGGTTTACCATGGAAATTTATATACTGTTTAGCTTCTAGTATTGGAGTTCATGTTTGTCCTTTAAATTGCTTtatgaatgtaaaaataaatctattattaAGTCTAGTTAGTGTTAAAGCTAATGCACTGACTAGTTCACCTATAATTCACTTTTTAGCTGGTGGATTTGATACAGGTTATATCGCAAAGTTAATGGGACGAGCTGCCTTACTCGCAGATTCCTTTGTCTCTATAGGGACAACTCACAACTCCACATCGACGGCTTTAATTGGAGCTTCGGGAGGGGTTTGTGTAATGCCTTTACCTTTACAAGCTTACAGTCAAAACCAAATAAATTCCATATTATCAATTATAGAAACTGGAGAAATTACTCATTCAACGTATAAATCAAAATTGCAATGCGCGGTTTGGGCTCATGGAATGGATTtgaaaaaaatcgttttatacAATATTGGCAATATATTTGGAAGTGTATGTCGTGGAGATTATGGAGACTTTGCAGATGAATTAGCAGATCACGCTTTAGAACAAGCGATAACTCCGACCACAGTTGGTAAGCAAGAGAAACAAGCTCTAAAAGATATATCGACATACATAGATTTGGTCGCTGGAATTAAGGTTTCGTTGGCCGAAAATGCGGAAGAACTATTAAGACTTTATTTCTTAGCAGCTCGTAAGGAAAAACCAAAAGCTGTAACTATTGGTAATTTGGGCGCTCTGATAGCAGCTTGTGCGACTTCAGCTAGATTGTGTCGTCGAAATGTAGCTAATAATGATGACGCTGTATTTGCGATTTGGTTGCATGTAAGTGGTATGCCCGAGCCAAGGTTCGCTCCCGATGACTATCTTGAAACACCAGCAGACATGAAGAAACTTCAAAAAGTGATCGAGAAGTTTTATAATTGGCTTGAACAATTTATAGGATATCGTATTTATGAAACTAATGAGTAA